The following proteins come from a genomic window of Corallococcus sp. NCRR:
- a CDS encoding GGDEF domain-containing protein, giving the protein MSEEKTSVHSISDLLGSAQQQSAYLIVISAKSAAGIGRMFKLDRSEVVLGRSSEAQFQVEDDGISRKHAKVVAIGDGRFQLVDLGSTNGTYLNGLKVSAAPLYDGDKIQIGSNTVLKFSIQDALEEQYQRSIYESATRDGLTRVYNKKYFMETVRKEFAYCLRHRVPLSLVLFDVDHFKRINDVYGHPAGDFVLTRIAQRVADTVRTEDLLARYGGEEFALMLRESAEDAALACAERCRVAVDRADFIFSGTPIKVTISLGVATLLDSDFSQPEDLISAADKYLYRAKHAGRNRVDAKAISGP; this is encoded by the coding sequence ATGTCCGAGGAGAAAACTTCCGTCCATTCGATTTCGGACCTGCTGGGCAGCGCCCAGCAGCAGAGCGCCTATCTGATCGTGATCAGCGCCAAGTCCGCCGCCGGCATCGGGCGGATGTTCAAGCTGGACCGTTCAGAGGTGGTGCTGGGCCGCAGCTCGGAGGCCCAGTTCCAGGTCGAGGACGACGGCATCTCCCGAAAGCACGCGAAGGTGGTGGCCATTGGAGACGGCCGCTTCCAGCTCGTGGACCTGGGCAGCACCAACGGCACGTACTTGAACGGCCTGAAGGTGAGCGCGGCGCCGCTGTATGACGGCGACAAGATTCAAATCGGCTCCAACACGGTGCTGAAGTTCAGCATCCAGGACGCGCTGGAGGAGCAGTACCAGCGCAGCATCTACGAGTCCGCCACGCGCGACGGCCTCACCCGCGTCTACAACAAGAAGTACTTCATGGAGACGGTGCGCAAGGAGTTCGCGTACTGCCTGCGCCACCGCGTGCCGCTGTCGCTGGTGCTCTTCGACGTGGACCACTTCAAGCGCATCAACGACGTGTACGGCCACCCGGCCGGAGACTTCGTGCTGACGCGCATCGCGCAGCGGGTGGCGGACACGGTGCGCACCGAGGACCTGCTCGCGCGCTACGGCGGCGAGGAGTTCGCGCTGATGCTGCGCGAGTCCGCGGAGGACGCGGCCCTGGCGTGCGCGGAGCGCTGCCGTGTGGCGGTGGACCGCGCGGACTTCATCTTCAGCGGCACGCCCATCAAGGTGACCATCAGCCTGGGCGTGGCGACGCTCCTGGATTCGGACTTCTCCCAGCCGGAGGACCTCATCTCCGCCGCGGACAAGTACCTCTACCGGGCCAAGCACGCGGGCCGGAACCGCGTGGACGCCAAGGCCATCAGCGGCCCGTGA
- a CDS encoding DsbA family protein, which yields MLAAATLMGVGCAKSAEVPATPKAPAVASPAPAPAAAPAASPAAEAPSADPAQVLTGIPSMDFSALPPAAKRELATVFSDEFCYCGCPHSLGACLKQHTPCKHAKRMARLSARMVAEGGPASEVIVTLSKYYASFREPRVQLQVDPRMCQGDANAPVTVAEFSDFECPFCGKARPILEGFAKKHPSEVRFCYLPFPLSMHPNAIPAAQAVLWARDQGKFWQMHDALFGQQSNLKPEALPALAKSVGLDGDKLAAVLKTEQYKDEIEGFQAQGRRAAINSTPSVFFNGRAYELGFQEGQLEHSMEDEVEWRANNNAWAAD from the coding sequence GTGCTGGCCGCGGCGACCCTGATGGGCGTTGGCTGCGCCAAGAGCGCGGAAGTTCCGGCCACCCCCAAGGCCCCGGCGGTCGCCAGCCCGGCCCCGGCCCCCGCCGCCGCTCCGGCCGCGAGCCCCGCCGCGGAGGCGCCGTCCGCGGATCCGGCCCAGGTGCTGACGGGCATCCCCAGCATGGACTTCTCCGCGCTGCCGCCCGCGGCGAAGCGCGAGCTGGCCACGGTGTTCAGCGACGAGTTCTGCTACTGCGGCTGCCCCCACTCGCTGGGCGCGTGCCTCAAGCAGCACACGCCCTGCAAGCACGCGAAGCGGATGGCGCGGCTGTCCGCCCGGATGGTGGCGGAGGGCGGGCCCGCGAGCGAGGTCATCGTCACGCTGTCCAAGTACTACGCGTCCTTCCGCGAGCCGCGCGTGCAGCTCCAGGTGGATCCGCGCATGTGCCAGGGCGACGCCAACGCGCCCGTGACGGTGGCGGAGTTCTCCGACTTCGAGTGCCCCTTCTGCGGCAAGGCCCGGCCCATCCTGGAGGGCTTCGCGAAGAAGCACCCCAGCGAGGTGCGCTTCTGCTACCTGCCGTTCCCGCTCTCCATGCACCCCAACGCCATCCCCGCCGCGCAGGCGGTGCTGTGGGCGCGCGACCAGGGCAAGTTCTGGCAGATGCACGACGCGCTCTTCGGCCAGCAGAGCAACCTCAAGCCGGAGGCGCTGCCCGCGCTGGCGAAGTCGGTGGGGTTGGACGGGGACAAGCTGGCCGCCGTGCTGAAGACGGAGCAGTACAAGGACGAGATTGAAGGCTTCCAGGCGCAGGGGCGCAGGGCGGCCATCAACAGCACCCCGTCCGTGTTCTTCAATGGACGCGCCTACGAGCTGGGCTTCCAGGAGGGCCAGCTGGAGCACAGCATGGAGGACGAGGTGGAGTGGCGCGCGAACAACAACGCGTGGGCCGCTGACTGA
- a CDS encoding asparaginase, whose protein sequence is MPRVLMLHTGGTLGMAGGRPSALRPAAFFQTLRKRAPELFQLADIELELFSNLDSSEMQPELWSRMAAHLHRRLADFDGAVVTHGTDTLAFTASALSFMLRNPPCPVVLTGSQRPLGEIRSDARLNLIDAVLSALQGPREVTICFDSHLYRGNRTRKVKVAEYDAFESPNFPVLGTLGVDATFEKGLPSRGPFRLHDKLDPRVFLLKVYPGLDPALPLQLLPHVKGLVVEAYGAGNVPIAPELGRSLLPLFVQARERGIPVLVVSQSYRNGVDLTLYESGAKALAEGAVGGADMTPSAALVKLMQGLAEHPRGGEALSRFLRTPVAGELSVGRPTVPPPEKKRRRPARVGRVG, encoded by the coding sequence ATGCCCAGAGTCCTGATGTTGCACACGGGAGGCACGCTCGGAATGGCCGGTGGCCGGCCTTCCGCCCTGCGTCCCGCGGCCTTCTTCCAGACGCTCCGCAAGCGCGCCCCGGAGCTGTTCCAACTGGCCGACATCGAACTGGAGCTGTTCTCCAACCTGGACAGTTCGGAGATGCAGCCGGAGCTCTGGAGCCGGATGGCCGCCCACCTCCACCGTCGGCTAGCGGACTTCGACGGGGCGGTGGTGACCCACGGAACGGACACGCTCGCCTTCACGGCCAGTGCGCTGTCGTTCATGTTGCGAAACCCGCCCTGCCCGGTGGTGCTGACGGGCTCGCAGCGCCCGCTGGGGGAGATCCGCTCGGACGCGCGGCTGAACCTCATCGACGCGGTGCTCTCCGCGCTCCAGGGGCCGCGCGAGGTGACCATCTGCTTCGACTCCCACCTCTACCGGGGCAACCGCACGCGCAAGGTGAAGGTGGCGGAGTACGACGCCTTCGAAAGCCCCAACTTCCCGGTGCTGGGCACGCTGGGCGTGGACGCCACCTTCGAGAAGGGCCTCCCCTCCCGGGGCCCCTTCCGGCTCCACGACAAGCTGGATCCGCGCGTCTTCCTCCTGAAGGTGTACCCGGGGCTGGACCCGGCCCTGCCCCTTCAGCTCCTGCCGCACGTGAAGGGGCTGGTGGTGGAGGCGTACGGGGCGGGCAACGTGCCCATCGCGCCGGAGCTGGGCCGCTCGCTCCTGCCGCTCTTCGTCCAGGCGCGGGAGCGGGGCATCCCGGTGCTGGTGGTGAGCCAGTCCTACCGCAACGGGGTGGACCTCACGCTCTATGAGTCCGGGGCCAAGGCACTGGCGGAAGGGGCGGTGGGGGGCGCGGACATGACCCCGTCCGCGGCGCTGGTGAAGCTGATGCAGGGGCTGGCGGAGCACCCCCGGGGGGGCGAGGCCCTCTCCCGCTTCCTCCGGACGCCCGTGGCCGGCGAGCTGTCCGTCGGGCGGCCGACAGTTCCTCCACCGGAGAAAAAGAGGCGCCGGCCGGCGCGGGTGGGGCGGGTCGGCTGA